A window from Drosophila kikkawai strain 14028-0561.14 chromosome 2L, DkikHiC1v2, whole genome shotgun sequence encodes these proteins:
- the LOC108075928 gene encoding uncharacterized protein isoform X1, producing MSNFNMKLNTTPVYSDSEISLEDWSSEEEVEENSACSSVVVTLPRTLRLILDYKQFKAAQLIQRHIRGWLVRTNLRKLKLATVVIQKWWRRYMAQKNLIVVAETKLQLAVVQLYNLSATLIQKVFRGWWYRKQGIDMRKLRHLQMSMSEYIIRILGNCLNELKDKAMLPGVRIRLPQKCNETIEQLVSTFDYRIYNGRACYRMEQTKQEINDLRNSFKVSADYTNVPFRGFDYKELCERHVSSLEVVEQTPEAIELIRKFVAGKADMNLKSKYIRKSKIAASKLTYRLDKKTAFFKRITRDMKKWHNANGDKVLPKEIFKNTDMKVLLEEAQENLEDIFGRLGLCICGASAEIADN from the exons CAACACAACCCCAGT CTATAGCGATTCCGAAATATCTTTAGAAGATTGGTCATCTGAAGAGGAAGTTGAGGAGAACTCGGCATGTTCGTCTGTGGTGGTGACCTTGCCACG CACACTAAGACTGATCTTGGATTATAAGCAGTTCAAGGCGGCTCAACTTATTCAGCGACACATTCGGGGCTGGCTGGTGCGTACTAACTTGCGGAAACTCAAGCTCGCTACGGTGGTGATTCAGAAGTGGTGGCGCCGATACATGGCACAGAAGAACCTCATCGTCGTGGCCGAAACCAAATTACAGCTGGCCGTAGTGCAGCTGTACAACTTGAGTGCCACCCTGATTCAGAAAGTCTTTCGTGGCTGGTGGTACCGGAAGCAAGGCATCGACATGAGAAAGCTCAGGCATCTGCAGATGTCCATGTCAGAGTACATAATCCGTATTCTGGGCAATTGCTTAAATGAGCTCAAGGACAAGGCCATGCTTCCAGGAGTCAGAATTCGTCTTCCGCA GAAGTGCAACGAAACGATAGAACAGCTGGTTTCCACATTCGACTATCGCATATACAATGGCCGCGCCTGCTACAGAATGGAGCAGACAAAACAAGAAATCAATGATTTGCGAAACTCTTTCAAGGTGTCTGCAGATTATACCAACGTTCCCTTTCGTGGATTCGACTATAAAGAACTTTGCGAGAGACATGTCTCGTCCTTGGAAGTGGTTGAGCAAACCCCTGAGGCCATCGAATTGATTCGGAAATTTGTGGCCGGAAAGGCCGATATGAACCTGAAGTCAAAGTATATACGCAAATCGAAGATTGCAGCGA GCAAGTTAACTTATCGGCTAGATAAAAAAACAGCCTTCTTTAAGCGCATCACTCGCGACATGAAGAAGTGGCATAACGCGAATGGGGATAAGGTCCTACCGAaggaaatattcaaaaataccGATATGAAGGTCCTTCTGGAGGAGGCCCAAGAGAACCTAGAGGATATATTCGGCAGACTGGGGCTGTGCATTTGTGGAGCATCCGCCGAGATTGCTGATAATTAA
- the LOC108075928 gene encoding uncharacterized protein isoform X2 — protein MSNFNMKLNTTPVDSEISLEDWSSEEEVEENSACSSVVVTLPRTLRLILDYKQFKAAQLIQRHIRGWLVRTNLRKLKLATVVIQKWWRRYMAQKNLIVVAETKLQLAVVQLYNLSATLIQKVFRGWWYRKQGIDMRKLRHLQMSMSEYIIRILGNCLNELKDKAMLPGVRIRLPQKCNETIEQLVSTFDYRIYNGRACYRMEQTKQEINDLRNSFKVSADYTNVPFRGFDYKELCERHVSSLEVVEQTPEAIELIRKFVAGKADMNLKSKYIRKSKIAASKLTYRLDKKTAFFKRITRDMKKWHNANGDKVLPKEIFKNTDMKVLLEEAQENLEDIFGRLGLCICGASAEIADN, from the exons CAACACAACCCCAGT CGATTCCGAAATATCTTTAGAAGATTGGTCATCTGAAGAGGAAGTTGAGGAGAACTCGGCATGTTCGTCTGTGGTGGTGACCTTGCCACG CACACTAAGACTGATCTTGGATTATAAGCAGTTCAAGGCGGCTCAACTTATTCAGCGACACATTCGGGGCTGGCTGGTGCGTACTAACTTGCGGAAACTCAAGCTCGCTACGGTGGTGATTCAGAAGTGGTGGCGCCGATACATGGCACAGAAGAACCTCATCGTCGTGGCCGAAACCAAATTACAGCTGGCCGTAGTGCAGCTGTACAACTTGAGTGCCACCCTGATTCAGAAAGTCTTTCGTGGCTGGTGGTACCGGAAGCAAGGCATCGACATGAGAAAGCTCAGGCATCTGCAGATGTCCATGTCAGAGTACATAATCCGTATTCTGGGCAATTGCTTAAATGAGCTCAAGGACAAGGCCATGCTTCCAGGAGTCAGAATTCGTCTTCCGCA GAAGTGCAACGAAACGATAGAACAGCTGGTTTCCACATTCGACTATCGCATATACAATGGCCGCGCCTGCTACAGAATGGAGCAGACAAAACAAGAAATCAATGATTTGCGAAACTCTTTCAAGGTGTCTGCAGATTATACCAACGTTCCCTTTCGTGGATTCGACTATAAAGAACTTTGCGAGAGACATGTCTCGTCCTTGGAAGTGGTTGAGCAAACCCCTGAGGCCATCGAATTGATTCGGAAATTTGTGGCCGGAAAGGCCGATATGAACCTGAAGTCAAAGTATATACGCAAATCGAAGATTGCAGCGA GCAAGTTAACTTATCGGCTAGATAAAAAAACAGCCTTCTTTAAGCGCATCACTCGCGACATGAAGAAGTGGCATAACGCGAATGGGGATAAGGTCCTACCGAaggaaatattcaaaaataccGATATGAAGGTCCTTCTGGAGGAGGCCCAAGAGAACCTAGAGGATATATTCGGCAGACTGGGGCTGTGCATTTGTGGAGCATCCGCCGAGATTGCTGATAATTAA